Below is a genomic region from Cupriavidus sp. P-10.
CCAGGAACGCTGCTCGTCCCTGTCGCACATGACACCAGAAAGGCTAGAAGGCCCGCGACCACAGTTATTGAGGCAAGTAAGGTATGACGCATTTTCTGTGTCCCTCTTTGTTGCGCAACTCAGAAAAAAACAGAAATAAAAGGATATTGCATTGAGATTCGAGCCTTCGCTCTCATCAAACTCGTGGAGTGACTTCATGCTGGTGCGAGATCCAATCACAATAGGATGGCATCGCATGATGCAGAATTCATTTTCCTTTCTATCTGCACTGTGCGGAATTCAAAACGTAACAATATTGAAACGCAAAATCTCCTGCCCCGAGTTTCAATCCAGTACCTCCTTGCAGATCTCTGATCGAATTGGACATTTTTGACAGTCCCTCGTACGTGAATGAATCCGACCTCATCCGCATGGCCGATGTCCTTGGCGTCGGCTGGCAAGGACACTGTTTGTACAATGCAAGGCGAAGCCGGAACAACGGATGAGCGGACTGAAAGCGATTTGCGAGGGCCGGCGTAAAGTGGGCGGCGGCGAATGGTGTCGGGCTTGACGATGGCTACACTGACTACGTGCGCAGCCTTGAGTTGAACCTGTGGAGGCCCCTGTCAGCTCTTGCGCTGGCCGGGTTCCGGGCGGGAGGCGGCGCCATGCGTTCGTTCTGGTAGACGCCGGCAATGTCGAGCGGCCGCCGCCGGCAAGCCCGATGCGCCAGCGTACGGCCCTACCGGCTCTGCCATCGTTGCTTTTGGCCTCGAAGGTCTTGGTGCCCCTGTTTGATGTGGCAACCCGCACCGATCGACACATCACTCACGGCGCCGGCGATGCCAGCGGCTTCCCTTTTTCGACCACGTACACGCCCACCAGCCGAGTCGCCGTGCTACCGCTGTTGTGGGCGTCATGCACCACGCCGGCCGGCACCACGAACGACTCACCGGCCTTGATCGTGCGCGGCGACTGGCCGTCGACTAGGAGTTGCACCTCGCCGTCCATGACGTAGCTGATCTCGTCTCCGGGATGCGTATGTCGCCCCGCATAGGCGCCTGGCGCCACCTCCACGCGCGCGACCACGGCTTCGCGACCCGGTACGGATACATCGGCCCGGCCGACCACGGTGCGGGTCAGGCCCGACTTCTGCGCCAGCGCGCTACCTGTCATCAGCGCCACAGCGCTCAAAATGACCAAATTCTTATAGTGCATGAATTCTCCTCGAAATTATTTCTGATTTTCAGAGATGACTGTCCCATCTGGTCCTAGCCCACGTTCATGCTAGCAGGCCGTTGTCCGGCCGGAAGGTCGACGCGGCGCTACAATGCCCACTGCTCATCTTCTAGAATCATTCACCATGCGGCCGGATTGCAATCCCCGCTTCTGCTGCTCGTAGTGCGCAAAATGCCATTCGGATCAACGCTGCTTTGGTACGTCGGATCGCTTACGACGAATGTTCGCGAACTGGCGATGTTCAACCTTGCCATTGACAGCAAGCTCCGAGCGTGCGACCTAACCCGACTGCGCGTGCAGGACATCTGCGACCCTGTCCTGCCATTCGAGCTGACACGAAGGCAATGACAGCTATCAAAGCAGACCAGTCATAGATCGCCAGGCCTCGGCTGCAGGCTCGTGTCCGCAGCGCGTGCTCACGGGAGCCGGCAGGCTCGGTATAAACCCCTCGGAAGGGGCGGGTTCAAGCAACTGGGCGACCGAGGCACATCCATCGCTGCATTGCCTGACTGTCGTTGGTGTCGAGATACTGGGAGACCTGATCCAGCAACCCCAAGTCGATGCCAGCCGAATCCGCTAGCGTCTTCGCCAAGTGCAGATCCTAGCTCGGTGTCGAGCATTCGACCGTGTCGCCCGGATCGACCGCCTGGAAGAGAGCCTGGGCTCTCCCCCGTTAGCCTGAAAAACCGCGGGCGCTGGATTGCCAAGCCAATCCCGACTTCTCTCGAGGCGGTCAGCTTCGACAACGAGGGGCCCGCTGTTCCGTTTACGGCTGCGCCGCCTCAACCCGGTCGTCTCTTCGCGGACTCTTTTTGCGCCATTCGAGTCATCGCCACCCTGGACCAACGGGCATTTACGCACACTCTTGACTCGGACCTTCCGAAAATATCGAACTTCAGATTAACAACATCCACAGAAGCTCCGCGGGGGGCATTTCCTTCTGCCTCCGGGCGTGCCAGAAACGAAAGAGCCCTCGAACGGGGAGGGCGATGCTCTGAACGAAACGGGCGGGTGCAGGACTGCCGTGGTGCATCTTCGTCAGTCGTGCCCGCAAGCGGTATAGGGTCTATCGCCCTAGGGCCGAGGGGCTCGCTTGGGACGTTGACGCGATGATCTTCAGCACGTCCGTTGGGATCCTGCCGATCGTCAGCCAGGGCCAACGCAAGCCCCCAGTTGCGTCAGCAGATGAGCGAGCCTTGCTTGGGAACCAGTCTCGGTCTTGTTAAAGATCATCTTGAGCTGCGTGCGAGCCGTCTCGTGCCCGATGGCGAGTCGCGCACTGGCTTCAGGCAATCCTATTCCCGCGGTGAGTAGGGTCGCCAGCCGAGTTTCGGCTGGCGACAGGCCATATAAATCGCACAGCATATCCGACAAGAGAGGCGCCGCAGCGCCGGCCTCGTGTATGACCACCAGCGCGGCGGGACGCTGCCATGGCTCGGCCAGATGGTGGGCCGGTGGCAGAGGTAGCACGATGACGTCTGCGCTGTTCCCGCTGTTGTCGCAGGCATGCGTAGCCTGGGCCGGGACGGTCTCGCACGGGTCGCAAGCCGAGGCCAACATCTCCTGGAGCGACCGCTTCATCCACCAACCGTCGTGGCTCACGAGTCCCGAGGAGACGCCATGGCCTGCCAACAACCGCCTGACCCAACGTTCGCCACAGGCGTTGTGGAGTAGCACCTTGCCATCAGCGGCGACCGCGATCAGGCCAAAGGAAAGTCGCTCGAGTACTTGTTCGGACAATTCGACAAGCGCGCGGGCCTCGTGCGCGCGCTGCCGCAGACGAAGTGCCTGGCGCAGGTGCGGGATCGCCCAGCCTATTCGGTGCGCGTCGTCGGCCTGGTAGGGCGGGTGCCCGAGGGGCTTCTGGAGGAAAAAATAGATTTCCTGGCTCCGCTTGCGCTCGACCAGGCAAGCCATGACGGAACTCAGCCTGAAACCGTACATGAATTCCCGGTAAAAGGGTAGCCGCATCATGTTCGCTTGACCCAGTTCACGTGAATCGATATACCAGTCACCCTGGTCCATGTGGCGCATGTATGTGCGCGCCGGATCCTCGGCTTGGTAATGGCCATTGTAGGCGTCGACCAGTTCCTGGTTTTGGTCATATATCTCGTTGACCCGGAACCGCTGGTTAATGGGTGTGAACTCGACTAGCGAGGCGTTCATGCTGTCGCTGGCGTCGCGCAACCGTACCAGGCCAGACTGCCAGGCGGTCTCGTCGAGGATGCCCTCGTACAGACCTCGTATGGTTTGAGATACCACTTCTTCGTTCATCGGCTTCCCCACAATGCCGTCAGCGGTGCACCTGCAGAGCGCTGCCCCGTACAGCGTGACGGCCCACGTGCTCTGTCTGGCCTAGCCCCCCAATCGGGGGAATGCGTAGACGATAGGGGATCCGGCCCGTTCCCACTTGCGGTTTCTTGCGCAAAATTTGGGGCGCGGAAATTGCCCGCGCCTAAGCCGGCCTCATGGCGGGCAGGCCTGGCTTAGCTTGACTGCCTTCCGACACTGCGGCGAAACTCGCTTGGTGAAATTCGGCTAAATTTGCGGAAGGCTGCGAAGAACTGAGTGTAGGAATCGAAGCCGCAGGCGGCCGCCACATCGGCCAGTGGCATATGGGGGTGGCGCCGTATCAGCTTGCGTGCATACTCGATCCGGCAGATCAATAC
It encodes:
- a CDS encoding helix-turn-helix transcriptional regulator, translated to MNEEVVSQTIRGLYEGILDETAWQSGLVRLRDASDSMNASLVEFTPINQRFRVNEIYDQNQELVDAYNGHYQAEDPARTYMRHMDQGDWYIDSRELGQANMMRLPFYREFMYGFRLSSVMACLVERKRSQEIYFFLQKPLGHPPYQADDAHRIGWAIPHLRQALRLRQRAHEARALVELSEQVLERLSFGLIAVAADGKVLLHNACGERWVRRLLAGHGVSSGLVSHDGWWMKRSLQEMLASACDPCETVPAQATHACDNSGNSADVIVLPLPPAHHLAEPWQRPAALVVIHEAGAAAPLLSDMLCDLYGLSPAETRLATLLTAGIGLPEASARLAIGHETARTQLKMIFNKTETGSQARLAHLLTQLGACVGPG
- a CDS encoding cupin domain-containing protein, which translates into the protein MHYKNLVILSAVALMTGSALAQKSGLTRTVVGRADVSVPGREAVVARVEVAPGAYAGRHTHPGDEISYVMDGEVQLLVDGQSPRTIKAGESFVVPAGVVHDAHNSGSTATRLVGVYVVEKGKPLASPAP